The following coding sequences lie in one Chelonia mydas isolate rCheMyd1 chromosome 6, rCheMyd1.pri.v2, whole genome shotgun sequence genomic window:
- the BTBD18 gene encoding BTB/POZ domain-containing protein 18 isoform X1: MCSPVAGSKILYRNSRLLRMAFLQLHRQQRADVFCDVILQAEGEAVPAHCCILSACSPFFMECLERQMPSKECKVVLELRGLKIGTLRKLVDFLYTSEMEVSREEARDVLAAARQFQVAELELLQLEGGKLVKQVLGRRLNRKCLQPPCLAPISARVVPQACPPAPTIPRTFHPLVAGKQCTAKPPGDGGVCASSTTSQAESAKYWAAVVPQNGGAQSGMQGAVAPVQPVETGNVRTKSHSLGLDRSLGVGSTLGKAEGSQGERSAEQAFPSEGCTTDCSPLPRKIKLSRLKLPPPPSACATKAPPTVASGKTPTSIRRLWRQKTPGWDEAGGPEQASPSCHGGSLPVPPKTSNRKRSSSASASGSDTAPEEGHVGSVKLRKVVNGSCWEVVQETSAREPKGTPVTMGETGTSRVASPPSSRPHKFTHWPELPGTWAASSTELLTGRLEAVLLPEQVTVEQGPSDGREGCRDPYELDMAALEPLSENEEFGDSAPLEQMLDLLLSGSGVEGLGTAGPGGTAGCAPSTGPSHGPNMTPVGAAAAGEEWHPPEMQLWPEWDDPGKGPLPGWEVGGGHSALSTADGDPLGQSVSGHLVSRRVLSSGHHATSFSPVPLAPASPQTPQHPSLTAGSREAQLGPLPRVPVEDGMGKGQGSCTTQAAGMETKLQLQAPWGLPRSSPKHGPLDHQPPDSPEGDEIDIMAGAEEALVPAGITCVRPDPSSESDEEVDILN; encoded by the exons ATGTGCTCCCCTGTGGCCGGTTCTAAGATTCTCTATCGGAACTCCCGCCTCCTGCGCATGGCGTTCCTGCAGCTCCATCGCCAGCAGAGGGCAGATGTATTCTGTGATGTCATCCTGCAGGCAGAAG GAGAGGCTGTACCAGCTCACTGCTGCATTCTCTCCGCCTGCAGCCCCTTCTTCATGGAGTGCCTGGAGAGGCAAATGCCCTCCAAGGAGTGCAAAGTGGTGCTGGAGCTGCGGGGTCTGAAGATCGGGACTCTGCGGAAGCTGGTGGATTTCCTATACACCTCGGAGATGGAAGTGTCCCGGGAGGAGGCCCGGGATGTCCTGGCTGCTGCCCGGCAGTTCCAAGTAGCAGAACTGGAGTTGCTGCAGCTGGAGGGTGGGAAGCTGGTGAAACAGGTGCTGGGTCGGCGCTTGAACCGGAAGTGCTTGCAGCCGCCCTGCCTGGCTCCTATCTCTGCTAGGGTTGTGCCGCAAGCCTGCCCTCCTGCTCCCACTATCCCACGGACGTTCCACCCCCTGGTGGCAGGCAAGCAATGTACAGCAAAGCCCCCAGGGGATGGCGGGGTATGTGCCAGCAGCACCACTAGTCAAGCGGAGAGCGCCAAGTATTGGGCGGCTGTAGTACCTCAGAACGGGGGAGCCCAATCGGGGATGCAGGGTGCGGTGGCTCCCGTGCAGCCAGTGGAGACTGGGAACGTGAGAACGAAGAGCCACTCTTTGGGCTTAGACAGGAGCCTCGGTGTGGGGAGCACACTGGGCAAGGCTGAAGGGTCACAGGGTGAGAGGAGCGCTGAGCAGGCCTTTCCCAGCGAGGGCTGCACCACAGACTGCTCACCACTGCCAAGAAAGATCAAGCTCAGCCGCCTGAAACTGccgcctccccccagtgcctgtGCCACAAAGGCACCCCCCACTGTAGCATCTGGCAAGACCCCCACATCCATCCGGCGCCTCTGGCGGCAGAAGACCCCAGGCTGGGATGAAGCAGGTGGGCCAGAGCAGGCCAGCCCCTCTTGCCATGGCGggagcctccctgtgcctccaaAGACCAGCAACAGGAAGCGCAGCTCTAGTGCATCGGCTTCTGGCTCAGACACTGCCCCAGAGGAGGGGCATGTGGGTAGTGTGAAGCTCAGGAAGGtcgtcaatgggagttgctgggagGTGGTACAAGAGACATCAGCCAGGGAGCCCAAGGGAACCCCAGTGACGatgggagagacaggcacctccCGTGTGGCTTCCCCGCCCAGCTCCAGACCACACAAGTTTACGCACTGGCCAGAGCTGCCAGGGACGTGGGCAGCCAGCTCCACTGAGCTGCTGACTGGAAGGTTGGAGGCTGTGCTGCTTCCTGAGCAGGTGACAGTAGAACAGGGACCTTCAGATGGGAGAGAAGGCTGCAGGGACCCTTATGAGCTGGACATGGCGGCATTGGAGCCCTTGAGTgagaatgaggagtttggggactCAGCGCCGCTGGAGCAGATGCTGGACCTGCTGCTATCAGGCAGTGGCGTGGAGGGCTTGGGCACTGCTGGGCCAGGAGGGACGGCAGGCTGTGCCCCTTCCACGGGTCCATCACATGGGCCAAACATGACACCTGtgggtgctgctgcagcaggcGAGGAGTGGCATCCCCCAGAGATGCAGCTGTGGCCAGAGTGGGACGACCCAGGGAAGGGGCCCCTgccagggtgggaggtggggggtggtcACTCTGCCCTTAGCACTGCAGATGGGGATCCCCTGGGGCAGTCTGTGAGTGGCCATCTTGTATCCAGGAGGGTTCTCTCCAGCGGTCACCACGCCACCTCATTCAGCCCAGTGcctctggctcctgccagcccccAGACTCCTCAGCACCCTTCGCTGacagctggcagcagggaggctcAGTTGGGCCCACTGCCCCGTGTCCCTGTGGAAGATGGCATGGGCAAAGGGCAGGGATCCTGCACCACCCAGGCTGCTGGGATGGAGACAAAACTTCAGCTTCAGGCACCCTGGGGGCTGCCCCGAAGCAGCCCTAAGCATGGCCCTTTGGACCATCAGCCCCCTGACAGTCCGGAGGGCGACGAGATTGACATCATGGCCGGCGCTGAGGAGGCACTGGTACCTGCTGGCATCACCTGCGTCAGGCCTGACCCCTCCTCGGAGTCTGATGAAGAGGTGGACATTCTGAACTAG
- the BTBD18 gene encoding BTB/POZ domain-containing protein 18 isoform X2 yields MYSVMSSCRQKELEDREAVPAHCCILSACSPFFMECLERQMPSKECKVVLELRGLKIGTLRKLVDFLYTSEMEVSREEARDVLAAARQFQVAELELLQLEGGKLVKQVLGRRLNRKCLQPPCLAPISARVVPQACPPAPTIPRTFHPLVAGKQCTAKPPGDGGVCASSTTSQAESAKYWAAVVPQNGGAQSGMQGAVAPVQPVETGNVRTKSHSLGLDRSLGVGSTLGKAEGSQGERSAEQAFPSEGCTTDCSPLPRKIKLSRLKLPPPPSACATKAPPTVASGKTPTSIRRLWRQKTPGWDEAGGPEQASPSCHGGSLPVPPKTSNRKRSSSASASGSDTAPEEGHVGSVKLRKVVNGSCWEVVQETSAREPKGTPVTMGETGTSRVASPPSSRPHKFTHWPELPGTWAASSTELLTGRLEAVLLPEQVTVEQGPSDGREGCRDPYELDMAALEPLSENEEFGDSAPLEQMLDLLLSGSGVEGLGTAGPGGTAGCAPSTGPSHGPNMTPVGAAAAGEEWHPPEMQLWPEWDDPGKGPLPGWEVGGGHSALSTADGDPLGQSVSGHLVSRRVLSSGHHATSFSPVPLAPASPQTPQHPSLTAGSREAQLGPLPRVPVEDGMGKGQGSCTTQAAGMETKLQLQAPWGLPRSSPKHGPLDHQPPDSPEGDEIDIMAGAEEALVPAGITCVRPDPSSESDEEVDILN; encoded by the exons ATGTATTCTGTGATGTCATCCTGCAGGCAGAAG GAATTGGAAGACA GAGAGGCTGTACCAGCTCACTGCTGCATTCTCTCCGCCTGCAGCCCCTTCTTCATGGAGTGCCTGGAGAGGCAAATGCCCTCCAAGGAGTGCAAAGTGGTGCTGGAGCTGCGGGGTCTGAAGATCGGGACTCTGCGGAAGCTGGTGGATTTCCTATACACCTCGGAGATGGAAGTGTCCCGGGAGGAGGCCCGGGATGTCCTGGCTGCTGCCCGGCAGTTCCAAGTAGCAGAACTGGAGTTGCTGCAGCTGGAGGGTGGGAAGCTGGTGAAACAGGTGCTGGGTCGGCGCTTGAACCGGAAGTGCTTGCAGCCGCCCTGCCTGGCTCCTATCTCTGCTAGGGTTGTGCCGCAAGCCTGCCCTCCTGCTCCCACTATCCCACGGACGTTCCACCCCCTGGTGGCAGGCAAGCAATGTACAGCAAAGCCCCCAGGGGATGGCGGGGTATGTGCCAGCAGCACCACTAGTCAAGCGGAGAGCGCCAAGTATTGGGCGGCTGTAGTACCTCAGAACGGGGGAGCCCAATCGGGGATGCAGGGTGCGGTGGCTCCCGTGCAGCCAGTGGAGACTGGGAACGTGAGAACGAAGAGCCACTCTTTGGGCTTAGACAGGAGCCTCGGTGTGGGGAGCACACTGGGCAAGGCTGAAGGGTCACAGGGTGAGAGGAGCGCTGAGCAGGCCTTTCCCAGCGAGGGCTGCACCACAGACTGCTCACCACTGCCAAGAAAGATCAAGCTCAGCCGCCTGAAACTGccgcctccccccagtgcctgtGCCACAAAGGCACCCCCCACTGTAGCATCTGGCAAGACCCCCACATCCATCCGGCGCCTCTGGCGGCAGAAGACCCCAGGCTGGGATGAAGCAGGTGGGCCAGAGCAGGCCAGCCCCTCTTGCCATGGCGggagcctccctgtgcctccaaAGACCAGCAACAGGAAGCGCAGCTCTAGTGCATCGGCTTCTGGCTCAGACACTGCCCCAGAGGAGGGGCATGTGGGTAGTGTGAAGCTCAGGAAGGtcgtcaatgggagttgctgggagGTGGTACAAGAGACATCAGCCAGGGAGCCCAAGGGAACCCCAGTGACGatgggagagacaggcacctccCGTGTGGCTTCCCCGCCCAGCTCCAGACCACACAAGTTTACGCACTGGCCAGAGCTGCCAGGGACGTGGGCAGCCAGCTCCACTGAGCTGCTGACTGGAAGGTTGGAGGCTGTGCTGCTTCCTGAGCAGGTGACAGTAGAACAGGGACCTTCAGATGGGAGAGAAGGCTGCAGGGACCCTTATGAGCTGGACATGGCGGCATTGGAGCCCTTGAGTgagaatgaggagtttggggactCAGCGCCGCTGGAGCAGATGCTGGACCTGCTGCTATCAGGCAGTGGCGTGGAGGGCTTGGGCACTGCTGGGCCAGGAGGGACGGCAGGCTGTGCCCCTTCCACGGGTCCATCACATGGGCCAAACATGACACCTGtgggtgctgctgcagcaggcGAGGAGTGGCATCCCCCAGAGATGCAGCTGTGGCCAGAGTGGGACGACCCAGGGAAGGGGCCCCTgccagggtgggaggtggggggtggtcACTCTGCCCTTAGCACTGCAGATGGGGATCCCCTGGGGCAGTCTGTGAGTGGCCATCTTGTATCCAGGAGGGTTCTCTCCAGCGGTCACCACGCCACCTCATTCAGCCCAGTGcctctggctcctgccagcccccAGACTCCTCAGCACCCTTCGCTGacagctggcagcagggaggctcAGTTGGGCCCACTGCCCCGTGTCCCTGTGGAAGATGGCATGGGCAAAGGGCAGGGATCCTGCACCACCCAGGCTGCTGGGATGGAGACAAAACTTCAGCTTCAGGCACCCTGGGGGCTGCCCCGAAGCAGCCCTAAGCATGGCCCTTTGGACCATCAGCCCCCTGACAGTCCGGAGGGCGACGAGATTGACATCATGGCCGGCGCTGAGGAGGCACTGGTACCTGCTGGCATCACCTGCGTCAGGCCTGACCCCTCCTCGGAGTCTGATGAAGAGGTGGACATTCTGAACTAG
- the BTBD18 gene encoding BTB/POZ domain-containing protein 18 isoform X3, translated as MECLERQMPSKECKVVLELRGLKIGTLRKLVDFLYTSEMEVSREEARDVLAAARQFQVAELELLQLEGGKLVKQVLGRRLNRKCLQPPCLAPISARVVPQACPPAPTIPRTFHPLVAGKQCTAKPPGDGGVCASSTTSQAESAKYWAAVVPQNGGAQSGMQGAVAPVQPVETGNVRTKSHSLGLDRSLGVGSTLGKAEGSQGERSAEQAFPSEGCTTDCSPLPRKIKLSRLKLPPPPSACATKAPPTVASGKTPTSIRRLWRQKTPGWDEAGGPEQASPSCHGGSLPVPPKTSNRKRSSSASASGSDTAPEEGHVGSVKLRKVVNGSCWEVVQETSAREPKGTPVTMGETGTSRVASPPSSRPHKFTHWPELPGTWAASSTELLTGRLEAVLLPEQVTVEQGPSDGREGCRDPYELDMAALEPLSENEEFGDSAPLEQMLDLLLSGSGVEGLGTAGPGGTAGCAPSTGPSHGPNMTPVGAAAAGEEWHPPEMQLWPEWDDPGKGPLPGWEVGGGHSALSTADGDPLGQSVSGHLVSRRVLSSGHHATSFSPVPLAPASPQTPQHPSLTAGSREAQLGPLPRVPVEDGMGKGQGSCTTQAAGMETKLQLQAPWGLPRSSPKHGPLDHQPPDSPEGDEIDIMAGAEEALVPAGITCVRPDPSSESDEEVDILN; from the coding sequence ATGGAGTGCCTGGAGAGGCAAATGCCCTCCAAGGAGTGCAAAGTGGTGCTGGAGCTGCGGGGTCTGAAGATCGGGACTCTGCGGAAGCTGGTGGATTTCCTATACACCTCGGAGATGGAAGTGTCCCGGGAGGAGGCCCGGGATGTCCTGGCTGCTGCCCGGCAGTTCCAAGTAGCAGAACTGGAGTTGCTGCAGCTGGAGGGTGGGAAGCTGGTGAAACAGGTGCTGGGTCGGCGCTTGAACCGGAAGTGCTTGCAGCCGCCCTGCCTGGCTCCTATCTCTGCTAGGGTTGTGCCGCAAGCCTGCCCTCCTGCTCCCACTATCCCACGGACGTTCCACCCCCTGGTGGCAGGCAAGCAATGTACAGCAAAGCCCCCAGGGGATGGCGGGGTATGTGCCAGCAGCACCACTAGTCAAGCGGAGAGCGCCAAGTATTGGGCGGCTGTAGTACCTCAGAACGGGGGAGCCCAATCGGGGATGCAGGGTGCGGTGGCTCCCGTGCAGCCAGTGGAGACTGGGAACGTGAGAACGAAGAGCCACTCTTTGGGCTTAGACAGGAGCCTCGGTGTGGGGAGCACACTGGGCAAGGCTGAAGGGTCACAGGGTGAGAGGAGCGCTGAGCAGGCCTTTCCCAGCGAGGGCTGCACCACAGACTGCTCACCACTGCCAAGAAAGATCAAGCTCAGCCGCCTGAAACTGccgcctccccccagtgcctgtGCCACAAAGGCACCCCCCACTGTAGCATCTGGCAAGACCCCCACATCCATCCGGCGCCTCTGGCGGCAGAAGACCCCAGGCTGGGATGAAGCAGGTGGGCCAGAGCAGGCCAGCCCCTCTTGCCATGGCGggagcctccctgtgcctccaaAGACCAGCAACAGGAAGCGCAGCTCTAGTGCATCGGCTTCTGGCTCAGACACTGCCCCAGAGGAGGGGCATGTGGGTAGTGTGAAGCTCAGGAAGGtcgtcaatgggagttgctgggagGTGGTACAAGAGACATCAGCCAGGGAGCCCAAGGGAACCCCAGTGACGatgggagagacaggcacctccCGTGTGGCTTCCCCGCCCAGCTCCAGACCACACAAGTTTACGCACTGGCCAGAGCTGCCAGGGACGTGGGCAGCCAGCTCCACTGAGCTGCTGACTGGAAGGTTGGAGGCTGTGCTGCTTCCTGAGCAGGTGACAGTAGAACAGGGACCTTCAGATGGGAGAGAAGGCTGCAGGGACCCTTATGAGCTGGACATGGCGGCATTGGAGCCCTTGAGTgagaatgaggagtttggggactCAGCGCCGCTGGAGCAGATGCTGGACCTGCTGCTATCAGGCAGTGGCGTGGAGGGCTTGGGCACTGCTGGGCCAGGAGGGACGGCAGGCTGTGCCCCTTCCACGGGTCCATCACATGGGCCAAACATGACACCTGtgggtgctgctgcagcaggcGAGGAGTGGCATCCCCCAGAGATGCAGCTGTGGCCAGAGTGGGACGACCCAGGGAAGGGGCCCCTgccagggtgggaggtggggggtggtcACTCTGCCCTTAGCACTGCAGATGGGGATCCCCTGGGGCAGTCTGTGAGTGGCCATCTTGTATCCAGGAGGGTTCTCTCCAGCGGTCACCACGCCACCTCATTCAGCCCAGTGcctctggctcctgccagcccccAGACTCCTCAGCACCCTTCGCTGacagctggcagcagggaggctcAGTTGGGCCCACTGCCCCGTGTCCCTGTGGAAGATGGCATGGGCAAAGGGCAGGGATCCTGCACCACCCAGGCTGCTGGGATGGAGACAAAACTTCAGCTTCAGGCACCCTGGGGGCTGCCCCGAAGCAGCCCTAAGCATGGCCCTTTGGACCATCAGCCCCCTGACAGTCCGGAGGGCGACGAGATTGACATCATGGCCGGCGCTGAGGAGGCACTGGTACCTGCTGGCATCACCTGCGTCAGGCCTGACCCCTCCTCGGAGTCTGATGAAGAGGTGGACATTCTGAACTAG
- the SELENOH gene encoding selenoprotein H: protein MLLYFPYLYFPLFPLSVASNGWEQGHFFWLAGPRGCAEVHCCARAGEESTMAPKGRKRKAKEPEAKAVNSEDVKTNGGANTLPKRLRGEGSQGPGPRVVIEHCKSUQVYRRNADAVSQALRRTIANVVVVINPETPRRNSFEVSLVKEDGRTVELWSGIKKGPPRKLKFPEPEKVADMLKSSLV from the exons ATGCTCCTTTATTTTCCCTACCTTTATTTTCCTCTGTTCCCCCTCTCTGTGGCTTCAAATGGTTGGGAGCAGGGCCATTTCTTCTGGCTGGCGGGCCCGCGTGGCTGCGCTGAGGTTCACTGCTGTGCCCGTGCTGGGGAGGAG AGCACGATGGCCCCcaaagggaggaagaggaaggcaaAGGAGCCTGAGGCAAAGGCTGTGAACTCTGAGGATGTGAAGACAAATGGTGGTGCCAATACACTGCCAAAGAGGTTAAGGGGCGAGGGAAGTCAGGGGCCTGGACCCCGTGTGGTTATTGAGCATTG TAAGAGCTGACAAGTCTACAGGCGCAATGCCGACGCCGTGAGCCAGGCGCTGCGCCGCACCATTGCCAACGTGGTGGTGGTGATCAACCCCGAGACACCACGCAGGAACAGCTTTGAGGTGTCCCTGGTGAAGGAGGATGGAAGAA CGGTGGAGCTATGGAGCGGCATTAAGAAAGGGCCACCTCGCAAGCTCAAGTTCCCTGAGCCAGAGAAGGTGGCTGACATGCTTAAGAGCAGCTTGGTCTAA